In Alphaproteobacteria bacterium, the genomic window ACGAAAACATGATGGAGATCCAGGACCAATAGTTATGTGGAAGGGATTACGTGCCCTATATGAACATATTAAGGCTCGCGAAATATTTCAAAATACATTTGGTCATACTTATGGGTAATGATATGGCCGCGGGACGTAGGAAGGGGGTATGTTTATACTTATGGGTAATGATATGCCCGCAGGGCGTAGCAAGGGGAGCGGGTAGTTACGATTAAGATTACCATGAAAATTAATATCATGGCATTCCTCTATACCTACGTTGTCCTCTATTATGCTCAGCTCTTTCATACTCTTGAAGTAGCGCTTTTAGTTGAGGTATCGCCTGGAACAAATTGTAGAACGAGTCTTTGCTTTTGTATCGCTCAATATTTGCGCTATTTTCAGGATAGATCTTAAGATAACCATTGAGAAAACTATCCGCAATTAAATGTACCCGAGGAGCCAAACTTATGATTTTTTGAATGTCCGAAGAAGCTTCATGGGAAGTATACTGATCCCAATCTTGCCCACTTAGAATCCCTTTCAATTGATTTATTTTTGCAGGAGAGAAATCTTCGTAAAAATTTTCAGCATACTCACTAGGCCAGTAATCTGTGAACCAGAATTTACCATCATTGTAGTCGTCAGGTTTTATATTTCTTGGTCTTCCACCTTCAAGCAAATTTTTCAGTGCATTCCAAAATTCTGGCGATGAAAATTCGTCTCTAGATTGATTTATACCGCGTCCGGCCTTATCTTGTTTAGATATTCCCTCTATATCGATCCAACTTATCCTCTGTGTTGCTTTATCGTAAAAAAGATTATCAGATTTATCGTCATTATGGCGTATCAAGCTTCGATTATTCTCTGTTAGGATTTTATCCAGCGCTCCATATTGTTCACCGATTGCTGTCAACATTTCCTTTATTTCTTGATCTGTCATATTACCCATGTCTCTGATAACTTCCTTCATTAATTTTCCTTTGGCTTTTTCTTGGATCTCAATGACATTTTGCGAAACTATAAAAGCATCTTCTGCAACGATTATTTTTGGAATAACAACTTGACGATCTTTTGCCATTTGGTTGAGTCTATGAATAAATGCCTTGTCTGAATCAGTCTGCATATCATTTAGATTAGATTGATTTACAAAGACCTTTAATACCTTTCCAACAGCGCCATCTTGTATCAAAATGACGTCGGCAGCTTCGGCACCGCCATATGCTATAACATTTGTGATATAAGCAGCATTGCCTATTTTTCTTAATCTTTTAGCTTCATTCAAAATAGCAAGAATTTCAGGAGAAGCTCGATAGGCTCTTGGATTATCATTTGCTACTTGAATATTCAAATTGTCATTAGATGGAACTAAATTACCATCCATTTCATTTAGATACGCTAAAAGAATGTTGCCATGTGGCGTCTTAACAGGGGCATTTTGGATGTATTCAAGTGCCTTAGCTCTTTGTGTCGGATCGAGAGATCTTAAGTATATTTTTGCATTAGCTAATGAGTAAGAAGACCCTGACTTTGCAGCAAAATTACGTTGAAGACCTGTCCATACAGCTCCTTTGAAATCCATTTGATGGACCCATTGGATAATACCCTTTAGATATGGTGTGAGTTCTCGACGCAGAGCGCCACCGCCATCAATATCAATTTCTCCATTCCGATCAATAGAATACGTACCTTCTACGGTTACTTGCTCGCCCGTAAATGCATTGATTTGATTGATGCGAAACTTCCGAGCTGCACGATTAACATAATCAATATAATCAGATTTAGTTCCCTCACGTTTTCTCAATTCTCCTATAACTTTATCGAAATTGAGGCCATTATTATCCTTAATAAGCAAGTATTGTGTCTGCACATCCATACCAGGATAATCTACATTGCTGGGTTTTCTTTGATTACTGTCCGATTTTGGATCAACAACAAGTGTAAGGCGACCATCCTGACTAATACGCGTAAAAGCAACAGGAAGAGTTGGGCCGCCCGACACAAACTGACCATAGATACCCAAATCACCAGGATTTCCGATTAAGGAACCCCATCCTAAAACAGCAACATGTGCAGGAGCTGCTATAGCCTGACCACACCAAAGAATTATACCCAGAAACAAAATATAGATCGATCGATGCCCAAACATAATATTCTCCTTGTTTTTAAGCTAAATTTACACTTATTATTTGCATTTATTGACAGAATTATTACACCATTATATAAATATTATATTTTTTTTATTAAAAAATTATTAATTTAAGAAGAAAATCTTTTTCACTGCCATTGTTTCCCTGGACACGCTGAAGCAAAGCTTCATGCGTAGATCCAGGGCCCAGACTAAAATTCATGCTCGTAAGAGCATGTCTTTAAAGGAGGCGTTATAATTACCGATAATACGGGTTTGTTAGATACTTCAAGAGAGCATCGCCATCGGGCGTGTTAACAGGGGCATTTTGAATATATTCAAGTGCCGTCGCTTTTTGTTGAGGATTAAGAGAATCTAAATGCTCTTTTGCTTTATTTAAAGAGTATGAATATCCTGTTTTATCACGAAAATTGCTCTGGAGACCTGTCCATACAACGCCTTTTAAATTTTGTTGATAGATCCAGCTGATAATGCCTTTTAAATATGGCTCGAGTTCTCGACGCAGCGCTCCTTCAGCATCAATATTAATTTTTCCATTCTGATCAACAGAATACGTACCTTTTACAGTTACTTGCTCGCCAGTACGTGGACTAGTTTGATTTATGCGGAACTTTTTTGTTGTACGATTGACATAATCAATATAATCAGATTTTGTTCCTTCTCGTTTTCTCAGTACAGCTATGATTTCATTGAAATCAAGATCCTCTCTGTCTTTTATAAGCAAATACTGTGTCAGTACATTTGCACCAGGATAATTTGCATTACTGGGTTTTCTTTCAGGACTGTCTGATCGTGGATCAACAACAAGTGTAAGACGACCATCCTGACTAATGCGTGTAAAAGAAACGGGAAGGTTTGGGCCTCCTGGTACAAACTGACCATAAACACTCAAATCACCAGGATTCCAGATGAGGGAACCCCACCCCAAGACAGCAACATGTGCTGGAGCTGCAATGACCTGGCCACACCAAAGGATTACACCCAGAAATAAAACATAGATAGATCGATATTTAAACATGATATTGCTCCTTTTTTAAGTAATTTTTAAGATCATAGTTCTGTTATTAATTATACAAATTTTTGGTTAAAATATAGTTAACTATTTGAAAATAAAAATGTTATTTTTATCCTAACCCCACGTTCAGCTGCGTTACATTTGATTGTCAATAAAAAACTGTAATGATGTGGACAATTGGTAACATAGATTGCCATTTTATGGGTGGCTTTATTGACAGAACTTAAAATTATGCGATAATTTTATAGATCTTAAAAAACGCAGGATTTTATCAATGTCACTTAAACGAATTTTACCTTTTGTTTTTCTTTCAATTTCAAATTGTTATGTAGAAAATACTCATGCCGCAGGTATCGCTATTATTGAACAAAGTATTAGCGGTTTTAAAACTGGCTATGCAGGTGCAACAACCTCTATTGATGATGCAAGTGCTATTGTATTTAATCCTGCCGCTTTAAGTCGTCTTAAAGGAACGCAATTTATGGGTGGTGCGCATATTTTATCACCATCAACGAAATATGAAGACCAAGGCTCAACAATTTATGGTCGTTCTTTAAGGCCGCTATCAAAAGATAGTGGTGGGGATGCTGGTAAAACAGCCTATATTCCTAATTTTTTTGCAAGTCATCAAATAAGCGATAAATTATATGCTGGATTTGGCATTTTTGCTCCTTTCGGTCTTGGGATTGACTATAAAAAAACGTGGGAAGGTCGTTATCATGGCACCAAAAATGACATGGCGACATTAAATATTAATCCATCCATTGCTTATAAAGTACATGACAAATTAACTTTTGGTGTTGGGCTAAGCGCAGAATATGTAAAAGCAACGCTTGAAAGTGCCATTGATTTTGGTGGTATTGCAGCAAGCAAAGGTTTAGGAAGTGCCTCACAAACAGCCGATGGTTATGTAAAAATTACAGGTGATGATTGGGGCTTTGGATTTAACGCAGGTGTTTTATACGAACCTACTGAAGATACACGTTTTGGACTTTCTTATAGATCAACAATTTGTTCTGAATTAAGCGGTAAAGCCGTCTTTAAGCGCTCACCTATTGGTGATGTCATCAACCAACGATCTGGGATGTTTAAAAATACGGGTGTTAATGCATCTATCACCTTTCCAGAAGCTGTAATTGCTGGTTTTTATCATAGATTCAGCCCAAAATGGGCAATTATGAGTGATGTTCAATATACGCATTGGCGTCGATTAAAAGAATTACGTGTTCGCTTTAAAAATCCTGTTCAACCCGACGACGTTTCACCTATGAAATGGAAAGGTGTTTTTCGTGTTGCAGGTGGTGCACATTATTACTTAAACGATTCTTGGACATTTGGTGTCGGTGGTGGATTTGATAAATCACCCGTACCCAATGAGCATCGCACTGCGCGTATTCCTGATAGTGATCGCGTATTTTTAAATGCAGGTTTAAGCACACGTATTTATGATACACTTTTCTTTGATCTATCTTATGGTCACCTCTTTTTTAAAAAAGCAGGCATCGACTTAAAACATGAAACTAAAGGTAATTTAAAAGGTCGCATCAAGACCAATGTTAATATCTTAAGTGCAGGCTTACGCTATAAGCTTTAATAACTCCTGCTCAGCCTATGGGCAAATTCATCGTCAGGCTTTCACCTTCCGGTACTCATGTACTTTAGTACACTCCGTTCCGGTCTTCAGCCTTTCTAGACTTTGCCACATAATCTGAACAGTTGAACGGAGAACAAAAAAAATTTCTGAGGTCCTTCATCTTTTTTCAAAAAGACAATTTAGGACCTCTTGATTTTTTGTGACAATCGGGTGAAAATCAATGAAACTTCCTATCTTATCAAAAAGGGTGACCATGAATTTGAAAACAGAACAAAAATTTTCTTGGCCTTGGGAACAATCTTATCCCGAAAATGTCAGCTGGCATGAACATTTGCCTACAGGTCCCCTTTATGAAATTTTAGAAAAAAGCGTTCTAAAATATGGCACACATCCTTGTGTTGAATTCATGGGTAAAGAATATACATATAATGAAATAGGGCATTTGGTTCAAAAGGCTGCTAAAGGGCTGCAAGAAATTGGCGTCAAAAAAGGCACAAAAGTTGGCATTTTCTTACCCAACACGCCTTATTCCGTTATATTTTATTACGCAACACTTCGCATTGGTGGCATTGTTGTCAATTTTAGCCCTCTTTACGTACAACGCGAAATCATTCCACAGATCAATGATTCTGAAACCGAAGTTCTTGTAACGTTAGATCTTAAAACGCTATTTGATAAGGTTTCAGATTTACGTGGTTCAACACATCTTAAAAAAATTGTTGTTTGCTCGATGGGTGACATTTTACCCTTCGCTAAAAGCCTTGCTTTTAAAGCATTGCATTTTGGTGATATTGCAAAATTTACGCCAAGTGATTCATTAATTCCTTGTCGTAAAATTTTCGATAATGACGGTAAATTTACAGAAGTCCCTGTGTCTGATAAAGATATTGCCGTGTTACAATATACCGGAGGTACAACAGGCATCCCCAAAGGCGCCATGCTTACCCATAGCAATCTTTATGCAAACACCGTTCAATGCGAATTGTGGTGTGGAAAACTTGCTTTAGGGCAAGAACGTATGCTTGGTATTTTACCACTTTTCCATGTGTTTGCCATGACAGCCGTCATGAATGTTGCATTGAAGATTGGCGCTGAAATTATTTTAATGCCGCGTTTTGAGCTTAAAAGTCTTTTAAAATTAATCCACCAAAAAAGACCAACTGTTTTCCCCGCAGTGCCCACAATTTTTACAGCGATTAATCATTCCAAATCACTGGATAATTATGATTTATCATCGCTTAAATTGTGCATTTCAGGTGGTGCACCTTTGCCTGTTAGTGTCAAACGAACATTTGAAACAAAAACGGGATGTAGCTTAGTAGAAGGTTATGGATTAAGCGAAACATCACCTATTGCAACAGCAAATCCATTTTTTGGGATTAATAAAGAAGGCTCGATTGGCATTCCAGTGCCTGGCACAATTATTGAGATTCGAGACCCAGAATATCCTGATAAAGTTTTACCTATTGGCGAAAAAGGTGAGATTTGTGTTCGTGGACCTCAAGTCATGGCAGGCTATTGGAAACGTGAAGACGAAACAAAACTTTGCCTCAAAAATGGTCTATTATATACAGGTGATATTGGATATATGGATGAGGAAGGCTATGTCTTCGTTGTCGACCGTATTAAAGACGTCGTTATTTGTGGCGGCTTTAATGTGTATCCACGTCAAGTTGAAGAAGTAATTTTGCTCCATCCGTCTGTTCAAGAAACAACAGTCATTGGCGTGCCTGATGAATATCGTGGGCAAACAGTCAAAGCATTCGTTATTGTTAAACCTGGCGAAAAAGCAACAGCTGATGATATTTTTTCTTTCTTAAAAGACAAACTATCACCTATCGAAATGCCCAAGCACATAGAGTTTAGAGATGAATTACCAAAAACCATGGTTGGTAAACATTCTAAAAAAGAACTTGTTGCTGAAGAAGCAGCAAAATACCATAAAAGAAAGGCTGAAGAAGCCGAAAAAACACCTATATCTAGTTAATAGGCTTATCATTCCATCTTATGGTCACTTATTGCTAAGTGACCAATTTTTACTTTTGTAGTCTTTTTTATTTATCCGGAGGAAAAAATGCGTAACGTAGTAATTTCGGCTTTTGTGAGATCACCCTTTACACTCTCGAAACGAGGCGCTTTGGCCAAAATGCGTCCTGATGATATTGCAGCGCAAGTCATCCGCGGACTCATTGAACGCACAAAAGTAAATGTTCAAGATATTGAAGATGTCATCGTTGGTTGCGCTTTCCCTGAAGGTGAGCAAGGTTTTAACGTTGCACGTATCATAAGCTTATTAGCTGATTTACCGCTTCATGTTGGTGGTATGACTGTCAATCGTTTTTGTGGATCCTCCATGCAAGCCATTCATGATGCGGCAGGCGCCATTCAAATGAATGCTGGCGAAGTCTTTATTTGCGCTGGTGTTGAATCCATGACACGCATTCCCATGGGTGGTTATAATCCAATGCCTAATCCAACCCTTGCCAAAGATAAACCAGAAGCTTACATGGCGATGGGCATAACAGCCGAAAACGTTGCACAACGTTACCAAATTTCACGCAAAGCACAAGAAGAGTTCTCTGTCATCAGTCATCAAAAAGCAACAAAAGCTGATCAAGACGGTAAATTCAAAGACGAGATTATTCCGATACGCGTCGGCAACACGATAATTGATCGTGACGGTTGTATTCGTCCTGAAACAAGTGCTGAAATCCTATCAAAACTTGATTTAGCTTTTGATCAACAAGGAACAGTAACTGCGGGCACGTCTTCACCTTTAACAGATGGTGCGTCTGCCGTTCTTGTTTGTTCTGAAGATTACGCCAAAAAACATAATTTACCGATCCTTGCACGTATTAAAAGCATTGCAGTTGCTGGTTGTGGTCCTGAAGTTATGGGTATTGGTCCTGTTGAAGCCACACGTAAAGCATTGAAACGCGCTAATCTAACCGAAAAAGACATTGATATCGTTGAAATCAATGAAGCTTTTGCATCTCAATCTTTGGCATGTTTGCAAGACCTTATGATAGACCATAAAAAAGTGAATTTAGATGGTGGTGCAATTGCATTAGGTCATCCATTGGGGGCAACTGGCGCACGTATTACCGGAAAAGCTGCACAATTATTGAAACGTGAAGGCAAAAAATATGCGCTTTCAACGCAATGTATTGGTGGCGGTCAAGGTATTGCCACGATTTTGGAGGCTGCATAATCATGGCCATTCAAAAAGCAGCCGTTATTGGCGCAGGTGTGATGGGGGCTGGTATTGCAGCCCATATCGCAAATTCGGGAACGCCCGTTATTCTTCTTGATATTGTGGCGCCTAATAATCCTAATCGTAATGCAATTGCAGAATCAGCTGTTCAAAAATTATTGAAAACAGATCCTGCCCCTTTTATGCATGCAAAATGTGCAAAATTGGTACAGACAGGCAATATCGAAGATCATCTTGATTTATTAAAAGATGTTGATTGGATCGTTGAAGCTGTCATTGAAAAAATTGAGATCAAACAAGATCTTTATAAAAAAATTGATGCGATTCGCAAAGCAGGATCGATTGTTTCATCCAATACATCGACGATTCCACTCGAAAAATTAACGACAGGCTTAAGCGATCGTTTTAAAAACGATTTCATGATCACACATTTTTTCAACCCACCGCGTTATATGCGCCTTTTGGAAATCGTGAAGGGCAAAGAAACGCGAACGGATGCCATTGAAACAATGCGTGATTTTGCTGATCGGAAGCTTGGCAAGGGTGTTGTATTCTGTAAAGATACGCCTGGTTTTATCGCTAATCGTATCGGCACCTATTGGATTCACCACGCAGCAACTTTAGCGCTTCAACAAAATATCCAAATTGAAGAAGCTGACGCTCTTATTTCACGTCCTATGGGTATCCCCAAAACTGGTGTTTTCGCATTAATGGATCTTGTTGGCCTCGATTTAATGCCGCATGTTTTATCCAGTATGCGCGCGCAATTGCCGAAAGAAGATGCATTTTCTGATTTACCGCCAATGCCAGAACTTATCAACAAAATGATTCAAGATGGGTATACAGGTCGTAAAGGAAAAGGTGGTTTTTACAGACTAACCACTATCGATGGTAAAAAAGTTAAAGAATCAATCGATCTTCAAACAGGCTCTTATCGTAAAAGCACGAAACCAAAATTAGCAGCGATTGAAGCTGGTAAAGATAATTTACGCAACCTTTTGTTAACAAATGACAAATATGGTTCTTATGCGTGGAAAGTTTTATCGGACACACTTCTTTATGCGTTGACACTTGTACCAGAAACAGCTGAAACAATTGTTGAAATCGATGAGGCTATGCGTTTAG contains:
- a CDS encoding thiolase family protein, which translates into the protein MRNVVISAFVRSPFTLSKRGALAKMRPDDIAAQVIRGLIERTKVNVQDIEDVIVGCAFPEGEQGFNVARIISLLADLPLHVGGMTVNRFCGSSMQAIHDAAGAIQMNAGEVFICAGVESMTRIPMGGYNPMPNPTLAKDKPEAYMAMGITAENVAQRYQISRKAQEEFSVISHQKATKADQDGKFKDEIIPIRVGNTIIDRDGCIRPETSAEILSKLDLAFDQQGTVTAGTSSPLTDGASAVLVCSEDYAKKHNLPILARIKSIAVAGCGPEVMGIGPVEATRKALKRANLTEKDIDIVEINEAFASQSLACLQDLMIDHKKVNLDGGAIALGHPLGATGARITGKAAQLLKREGKKYALSTQCIGGGQGIATILEAA
- a CDS encoding long-chain fatty acid--CoA ligase; its protein translation is MNLKTEQKFSWPWEQSYPENVSWHEHLPTGPLYEILEKSVLKYGTHPCVEFMGKEYTYNEIGHLVQKAAKGLQEIGVKKGTKVGIFLPNTPYSVIFYYATLRIGGIVVNFSPLYVQREIIPQINDSETEVLVTLDLKTLFDKVSDLRGSTHLKKIVVCSMGDILPFAKSLAFKALHFGDIAKFTPSDSLIPCRKIFDNDGKFTEVPVSDKDIAVLQYTGGTTGIPKGAMLTHSNLYANTVQCELWCGKLALGQERMLGILPLFHVFAMTAVMNVALKIGAEIILMPRFELKSLLKLIHQKRPTVFPAVPTIFTAINHSKSLDNYDLSSLKLCISGGAPLPVSVKRTFETKTGCSLVEGYGLSETSPIATANPFFGINKEGSIGIPVPGTIIEIRDPEYPDKVLPIGEKGEICVRGPQVMAGYWKREDETKLCLKNGLLYTGDIGYMDEEGYVFVVDRIKDVVICGGFNVYPRQVEEVILLHPSVQETTVIGVPDEYRGQTVKAFVIVKPGEKATADDIFSFLKDKLSPIEMPKHIEFRDELPKTMVGKHSKKELVAEEAAKYHKRKAEEAEKTPISS
- a CDS encoding outer membrane protein transport protein produces the protein MSLKRILPFVFLSISNCYVENTHAAGIAIIEQSISGFKTGYAGATTSIDDASAIVFNPAALSRLKGTQFMGGAHILSPSTKYEDQGSTIYGRSLRPLSKDSGGDAGKTAYIPNFFASHQISDKLYAGFGIFAPFGLGIDYKKTWEGRYHGTKNDMATLNINPSIAYKVHDKLTFGVGLSAEYVKATLESAIDFGGIAASKGLGSASQTADGYVKITGDDWGFGFNAGVLYEPTEDTRFGLSYRSTICSELSGKAVFKRSPIGDVINQRSGMFKNTGVNASITFPEAVIAGFYHRFSPKWAIMSDVQYTHWRRLKELRVRFKNPVQPDDVSPMKWKGVFRVAGGAHYYLNDSWTFGVGGGFDKSPVPNEHRTARIPDSDRVFLNAGLSTRIYDTLFFDLSYGHLFFKKAGIDLKHETKGNLKGRIKTNVNILSAGLRYKL